A genomic stretch from Chitinophaga agri includes:
- a CDS encoding proline dehydrogenase family protein gives MEKQLSLSFENTAIAFESKTDKALKKADFLFTNIGKPWLVKLGAAVTPFALKIGLPIKGIIRNTIFSQFCGGENLQEAAQTASQLGKFHVGVALDYGVEAMEGEENYDHAVPEFVRAIEYAAGNPNIPFIAIKVTGFARFSLLEKIHSNAVLTPEEAAEYARVRTRIQTIASTAAKHKVGLLIDAEESWIQQPVDDLTDELMGQFNKGQAIVFNTFQMYRHDRLAFLKRSFEKAQQHGYLLGAKLVRGAYMEKERKRAEEMGYPSPIQPDKAATDKDYNAAVTFCMERLDKLALFVGTHNEQSSMLAASMLHQQQLPHNHPHLSFSQLLGMSDNITFNLAHAGYHVSKYLPYGPVKDVMPYLLRRAQENTSISGQVGRELGLIRKERKRRGI, from the coding sequence ATGGAAAAGCAGCTATCATTATCATTCGAGAATACCGCCATAGCTTTTGAATCAAAGACAGACAAAGCATTAAAAAAAGCTGACTTCCTGTTTACCAATATTGGTAAGCCCTGGCTGGTGAAATTAGGTGCAGCCGTTACACCGTTTGCGCTGAAAATAGGATTGCCGATCAAAGGCATCATCCGTAACACGATCTTTAGCCAGTTCTGTGGAGGCGAGAACCTCCAGGAGGCTGCACAGACTGCCAGCCAGCTAGGTAAGTTCCACGTAGGTGTAGCATTGGATTATGGCGTAGAAGCCATGGAGGGAGAGGAAAACTATGATCATGCCGTGCCTGAGTTCGTTCGTGCCATTGAATATGCAGCTGGTAATCCTAACATTCCTTTCATAGCCATCAAAGTAACGGGTTTCGCGCGTTTTAGTCTGCTGGAGAAGATCCACAGCAACGCGGTGCTGACTCCCGAAGAAGCGGCAGAATATGCCCGTGTACGCACCCGTATTCAGACTATCGCATCCACAGCAGCCAAACATAAGGTGGGTTTGCTGATAGACGCGGAAGAGTCCTGGATACAGCAGCCCGTTGATGATCTGACCGACGAGCTGATGGGACAGTTCAATAAAGGGCAGGCTATTGTATTCAATACCTTCCAGATGTACCGCCATGACAGACTGGCCTTTCTGAAACGTTCTTTCGAGAAGGCACAGCAGCACGGTTACCTGCTGGGCGCAAAGCTGGTAAGGGGCGCCTATATGGAAAAAGAACGCAAACGCGCAGAAGAGATGGGCTATCCTTCGCCGATCCAGCCTGATAAGGCAGCGACCGATAAGGATTACAATGCAGCTGTTACATTCTGTATGGAGCGGCTTGATAAACTGGCACTATTTGTCGGTACACACAACGAGCAAAGCAGCATGCTGGCCGCCAGTATGTTACATCAGCAGCAACTGCCTCACAATCACCCGCACCTGAGCTTTTCCCAGTTACTGGGTATGAGTGATAACATCACCTTTAACCTTGCACATGCAGGTTATCATGTATCTAAATACCTGCCATACGGCCCGGTAAAAGATGTGATGCCTTACCTGCTGCGCCGTGCACAGGAAAATACTTCTATCTCCGGACAAGTAGGCCGTGAGCTGGGGCTGATCCGCAAGGAAAGAAAGCGCAGAGGTATTTAA
- a CDS encoding FecR family protein, which yields MPLHQPQTTIRPVAGIFVLLSVFCSVTFFSACTQQGKKPALTGLQQQGLTYTTHEGVIGERKKIALPNGAAVILNSNSRLLVPSDFAQSHTLLLDGEAYFDTTAFPLTVKTNILTMTAQKPSAFKLRCFEAQQGATAYVTAGEVVVKKSYHSQTDNQPETLGLGNMVLANKEIDLMEKETYHPEEMTIWLQDKLVFENLPFMNAVKKLEEWYSTEIYVEGNVAAAGNVSGEFSAASLAQVLDKLKETAKFSYKVKKNKVMVDF from the coding sequence GTGCCTTTACATCAGCCGCAAACTACGATCCGCCCTGTAGCGGGCATTTTCGTCCTTCTATCTGTATTTTGTTCTGTCACTTTTTTCTCCGCCTGCACGCAACAGGGGAAAAAACCTGCGCTAACCGGGTTGCAGCAACAGGGGCTTACCTATACCACGCATGAAGGGGTGATCGGAGAACGTAAGAAGATCGCATTACCTAACGGGGCCGCTGTCATACTGAACAGTAACTCCCGTCTCCTGGTACCGTCAGACTTTGCCCAGAGCCATACCCTGCTGCTGGATGGCGAGGCTTATTTTGATACCACGGCCTTTCCATTGACAGTAAAGACCAATATCCTGACCATGACCGCCCAAAAGCCTTCCGCCTTCAAGTTACGTTGCTTCGAAGCGCAGCAGGGAGCCACCGCTTATGTAACGGCGGGCGAAGTGGTTGTAAAAAAGTCTTATCATTCTCAGACTGACAATCAGCCGGAAACGCTGGGATTAGGAAATATGGTGCTGGCGAATAAAGAAATCGACCTGATGGAGAAAGAGACCTATCATCCGGAGGAGATGACAATCTGGTTACAAGACAAGCTGGTATTTGAGAATCTGCCGTTCATGAATGCTGTCAAGAAACTCGAGGAGTGGTACAGCACAGAAATTTATGTGGAAGGTAATGTGGCCGCTGCGGGCAATGTGAGTGGTGAGTTTAGTGCAGCTTCCCTGGCACAGGTACTGGATAAATTGAAAGAGACGGCTAAGTTTAGCTATAAGGTAAAGAAGAACAAAGTGATGGTGGATTTTTAA
- a CDS encoding sugar phosphate isomerase/epimerase family protein, whose amino-acid sequence MNNPKHRRDFLRQMALYSMGVGLLPSVLSSCNNGASTNDSKDSTNAGQTPEAKTAKDLFFKISLAEWSFHEALFSGKLNHLDFPAKAKNDFGIEAVEYVNQFFKDKATDKAYLADLKKRCSDVGVRSVLIMIDGEGEMGDMDVKKRLKAVENHYKWVEAAEYLGCHAIRVNAAGEGKPDDVSKAVTESLAKLSDFANTHNINVIVENHGGSSSNGKWLANVMKQVNRPNCGTLPDFGNFCLNRTKPVDNTPQGWAATKCLEEYDRYEGVTELMPFAKGVSAKTHDFDANGNCIETDYAKMLKIVKDAGYTGHIGIEYEGAKLSEDEGVRKTLELLKKVGAELS is encoded by the coding sequence ATGAACAATCCTAAACACCGTCGGGACTTCCTCAGGCAAATGGCGCTGTATTCAATGGGAGTAGGCCTTTTACCTTCTGTTCTCAGCTCGTGCAACAACGGCGCGTCCACGAATGATAGCAAAGACAGTACCAATGCCGGCCAGACCCCGGAGGCAAAAACGGCCAAAGATCTGTTCTTTAAGATCTCCCTGGCAGAATGGTCTTTTCACGAAGCCTTGTTTTCAGGTAAACTGAATCATCTTGATTTTCCTGCTAAAGCAAAGAATGACTTTGGTATTGAGGCAGTAGAATATGTAAATCAGTTCTTTAAGGATAAGGCGACTGATAAGGCATACCTGGCAGATCTCAAGAAACGTTGCAGTGACGTTGGCGTGCGCAGCGTATTGATCATGATTGACGGTGAAGGTGAAATGGGAGATATGGATGTGAAGAAAAGATTGAAGGCCGTGGAAAACCACTACAAGTGGGTGGAAGCAGCTGAATATCTGGGATGCCACGCTATCCGTGTAAATGCGGCAGGAGAGGGCAAACCGGATGACGTCTCCAAGGCGGTGACAGAGTCCCTGGCAAAACTCTCTGACTTCGCCAATACACACAATATCAACGTGATCGTAGAAAATCATGGTGGTAGTTCTTCCAATGGTAAATGGCTGGCAAACGTGATGAAACAGGTAAACCGACCAAACTGCGGTACCTTACCTGATTTCGGTAACTTTTGCCTGAATCGTACCAAACCTGTAGATAATACACCACAGGGATGGGCCGCTACCAAATGCCTGGAAGAGTATGACCGTTATGAAGGTGTGACGGAGCTGATGCCATTTGCAAAAGGTGTAAGTGCTAAAACGCACGATTTTGATGCAAATGGGAACTGTATAGAGACAGACTATGCTAAGATGTTAAAGATCGTGAAGGACGCCGGTTATACAGGTCATATCGGAATAGAATACGAAGGCGCAAAACTCTCTGAAGACGAAGGTGTACGTAAGACACTGGAGTTGCTGAAGAAAGTAGGCGCAGAGCTAAGCTGA
- a CDS encoding bile acid:sodium symporter family protein, whose amino-acid sequence MNTLLPAAGPFIIAFWIVLAVICSRRPQTRGFVYTLTIFAAVTTAMYYPQYFLTVGGFDLSKLITPLIQIIMFGMGTAMSVRDFYGVIKMPMGVFTGVVCHFTIMPFVGWSLAHLFQFPPEIAAGVVLIGTVPCGMASNVISYLAKANLALSVTLTAVSTMLAPFVTPFLMQWLAGSYVDISVTAMMWDICKIVILPVAAGLLFNHFLSGKLKWLDNVMPKVSMSAIAFIIVIITAKGRESLLDVGMLLILSSLIHNLSGYGLGYWICRLIRMNEQDCRTIAIEVGMQNGGLATAIAKNMGKIATIGLAPAVFGPLMNVTGSLLASWWHRHPPKDVPESDKAVPLETERL is encoded by the coding sequence ATGAATACATTACTTCCTGCCGCCGGGCCTTTCATCATTGCGTTCTGGATCGTTCTGGCGGTTATTTGTTCGAGACGTCCGCAGACCCGCGGCTTTGTATATACACTGACGATATTCGCCGCTGTCACGACCGCGATGTATTATCCTCAATACTTTCTCACCGTAGGAGGTTTTGACCTGTCAAAACTGATCACGCCACTGATACAGATCATTATGTTCGGCATGGGTACCGCGATGAGCGTACGCGATTTCTATGGCGTTATAAAAATGCCGATGGGTGTATTCACGGGTGTGGTATGTCATTTCACTATTATGCCTTTTGTGGGCTGGTCGCTCGCGCATCTCTTTCAGTTCCCTCCGGAGATAGCCGCGGGGGTAGTATTGATAGGTACGGTGCCATGTGGTATGGCGTCTAATGTGATTTCCTATCTGGCCAAAGCGAATCTGGCACTTTCTGTTACACTGACAGCAGTATCTACTATGCTGGCGCCTTTTGTAACACCCTTCCTGATGCAATGGCTGGCTGGCAGCTATGTCGATATCAGTGTGACGGCTATGATGTGGGACATCTGTAAAATTGTGATACTGCCGGTGGCCGCCGGACTGTTATTCAACCACTTCCTGAGTGGTAAACTAAAGTGGCTGGATAACGTCATGCCGAAGGTCTCCATGTCAGCTATCGCTTTTATTATCGTGATCATTACAGCTAAGGGAAGAGAGAGTTTACTGGATGTGGGGATGCTGTTAATACTATCTTCTCTTATCCACAACCTGTCAGGATATGGGTTGGGTTACTGGATATGCAGGTTGATCAGGATGAATGAACAGGATTGCCGTACGATTGCGATAGAGGTGGGTATGCAGAACGGCGGACTGGCAACAGCTATTGCGAAGAACATGGGTAAGATCGCTACGATCGGACTGGCGCCGGCAGTGTTTGGTCCGCTGATGAATGTTACCGGTTCGCTCCTGGCATCCTGGTGGCACCGGCATCCGCCGAAGGACGTGCCTGAAAGCGACAAAGCCGTCCCGCTTGAAACGGAACGGCTTTAG
- a CDS encoding RraA family protein: protein MKLAFFLPLLLLPALIKAQTISREELIFLTADWAGERFPDGRPKIPDAVIEQARTVGLDDVWTILDSEGYHSQFDGGWKMIYDDKPIVGRAVTAMFIPARPDVEAHVKERGQQKGFKGNTNSWPIQQLTKGDVYVADGFGKIAEGTLIGSTLGNAIYARSGNGVVFDAAARDLEGLKEIAGFNALVRDWHPSFLKNVMLTGLNVPVRIGQAVVLPGDLVLTSSEGVVFVPAHLAEKVIGIAAFIQIKDKFSFEMLKAGKYTPGELDNNWPDGIRQAFLEWQHRQQGLRPMTRQELDKMLEKRTW from the coding sequence ATGAAATTAGCTTTCTTCCTCCCATTACTGCTGCTGCCTGCCCTAATAAAGGCACAGACCATTTCCCGGGAGGAACTGATTTTTCTGACTGCCGACTGGGCAGGCGAACGTTTTCCGGATGGCCGTCCTAAAATACCGGATGCAGTTATTGAACAGGCCCGAACAGTAGGATTGGATGACGTATGGACGATACTCGACAGTGAGGGATACCATAGTCAGTTTGACGGCGGGTGGAAAATGATCTATGATGACAAGCCTATAGTGGGACGTGCCGTAACAGCGATGTTCATCCCTGCCCGTCCGGATGTGGAAGCGCATGTCAAGGAAAGAGGCCAGCAGAAAGGATTTAAAGGTAACACTAATTCCTGGCCGATACAACAGCTGACTAAGGGAGATGTGTATGTAGCAGATGGTTTTGGTAAGATAGCAGAAGGAACATTGATCGGTTCTACACTGGGCAATGCCATCTATGCCCGTTCCGGTAATGGAGTTGTATTTGACGCTGCAGCAAGAGACCTCGAAGGTCTTAAAGAAATAGCAGGATTTAATGCACTGGTGAGAGACTGGCATCCTTCATTTCTGAAGAATGTAATGCTGACGGGATTGAATGTACCCGTACGTATCGGCCAGGCAGTGGTACTACCGGGTGATCTTGTGCTGACATCCAGCGAAGGTGTGGTATTTGTGCCGGCTCACCTGGCAGAAAAGGTGATCGGTATTGCCGCTTTTATACAGATAAAAGATAAGTTCAGTTTTGAGATGCTGAAGGCTGGGAAATATACACCGGGAGAGCTGGATAATAACTGGCCCGATGGAATACGCCAGGCATTCCTGGAATGGCAGCACAGGCAGCAGGGGCTACGTCCGATGACCCGCCAGGAGCTGGATAAAATGCTCGAAAAAAGAACCTGGTGA
- a CDS encoding amidohydrolase/deacetylase family metallohydrolase: MRSILKYLVLLVSGCLCYAGAYSQEYTLLIRGGHVIDPKNKIDAVMDVALREDTIAKVAAHIDPATAKRVIDASGLYVTPGLIDIHTHNFIGTTPNRYLNNSYDAIAPDGFTFRCGVTTVVDAGSSGWRNFELFLNQTIMHSKTRVFAFINIVGNGMQGGPYEQDLNDMDAKMTALTIRRFKNWVVGVKVAHYEGGEWTPVDRAVEAGTATSCPVMIDFGGNNPPLSLEDLFMQHLRPGDIFTHAYAKVKGRMSIVDDNGNLRPFVQDARKKGIVFDVGHGGTSFSYSQAIPALKAGFFPSTISTDIHTGSMNGDMKDLLNVMSKFLNMGMALPELVKATTSEAAKAIRHEELGSLSENSVADIALLRVENGKFGFTDASTRVAGNSRLLCELTVRAGKVVYDLNGLAVQAK; the protein is encoded by the coding sequence ATGAGGAGCATTCTTAAATACCTGGTACTCCTGGTATCGGGCTGCCTTTGCTATGCTGGTGCGTATAGCCAGGAGTATACGTTACTGATCAGAGGAGGACATGTGATCGATCCGAAGAACAAGATAGATGCGGTAATGGATGTCGCACTGAGAGAGGATACGATCGCAAAGGTCGCTGCACATATTGATCCCGCAACGGCAAAGAGAGTAATTGACGCCAGCGGGCTCTATGTCACGCCTGGTCTGATAGATATTCATACGCATAATTTTATTGGCACTACGCCGAACCGTTATCTGAACAATAGTTATGATGCCATCGCACCTGACGGATTCACCTTTCGCTGTGGCGTGACTACCGTGGTAGATGCCGGTAGTTCCGGATGGCGCAACTTTGAGCTGTTCCTCAATCAGACGATCATGCATTCCAAAACACGGGTGTTTGCCTTCATTAATATTGTGGGCAATGGAATGCAGGGAGGTCCTTATGAGCAGGACCTCAATGATATGGATGCTAAGATGACGGCGTTAACCATACGTAGATTTAAGAACTGGGTGGTAGGCGTGAAAGTGGCTCACTACGAAGGTGGTGAATGGACACCAGTTGATCGCGCCGTAGAAGCAGGAACGGCAACGTCCTGTCCGGTGATGATCGATTTTGGTGGTAACAATCCGCCGTTATCACTGGAAGACCTGTTCATGCAGCACCTGCGTCCCGGAGATATTTTTACCCATGCTTATGCGAAAGTAAAAGGCCGTATGTCCATTGTGGATGATAACGGAAACCTGCGTCCTTTTGTACAGGATGCCCGTAAAAAAGGCATCGTGTTCGATGTGGGGCATGGTGGTACCAGCTTTAGTTACTCACAGGCTATACCCGCGTTAAAAGCCGGTTTCTTCCCCAGTACGATCAGTACAGATATTCATACCGGTAGTATGAACGGAGATATGAAAGACCTGTTGAATGTAATGTCAAAGTTCCTGAATATGGGTATGGCATTGCCTGAACTGGTGAAGGCGACTACATCGGAAGCGGCAAAGGCAATCCGTCATGAAGAGCTGGGGAGTTTGTCCGAAAACAGTGTGGCAGATATCGCGTTATTACGTGTTGAAAATGGTAAATTCGGTTTCACTGACGCCAGTACCAGGGTAGCAGGTAACAGCAGGTTACTTTGTGAACTAACGGTCCGTGCCGGTAAAGTAGTATATGATCTGAATGGGCTGGCTGTACAGGCTAAATAA
- a CDS encoding aminotransferase class V-fold PLP-dependent enzyme, with protein MSAIPVFGAFAGSAKLLPITEGSADEATGAKDYFKELGIRTFINAAGTYTFMTGSLMRDEVMSAINYASKEYVLLDELQDKVGQRIAKLLKCEYATVTSGAAAAMTLGAAGVLTGMDEKKVAQLPFLEGTGMKTEVIIQKAHDIAYAHALKNTGLKIIYIETKEELEKTISDKTALMYFLNANNFDGKIQVEEFLKIAQAHGIPTMIDCAADVPPVENLFRYTAMGYDLVCFSGGKGIRGPQSAGLLLGRKKYIEAARLSAPPRGNTVGRGLKVNKEEILGMLVALETYLATDHDREWKMWEAQIKLISDAVKTVGGVETKVVVPPLANHIPTLHISWDPKKIPATAAEIREKLRSGTPSIEVADGADQHTFNVTTWMLVPGQEKIVATQLKKVLTEKALSEAHG; from the coding sequence ATGTCTGCAATACCCGTATTCGGGGCTTTTGCAGGCAGCGCTAAACTATTGCCCATAACTGAAGGATCGGCAGATGAAGCAACCGGGGCAAAAGATTACTTTAAAGAACTGGGTATCCGTACGTTTATCAACGCAGCAGGTACGTATACGTTCATGACAGGCTCCCTTATGCGGGACGAGGTGATGAGCGCCATCAATTATGCATCGAAGGAATACGTGCTGCTGGATGAATTACAGGATAAGGTGGGACAGCGTATTGCAAAGCTGCTGAAATGTGAATATGCTACTGTTACATCAGGTGCGGCAGCAGCCATGACATTGGGCGCCGCCGGTGTATTGACAGGTATGGATGAGAAGAAAGTGGCCCAACTGCCTTTTCTGGAAGGTACGGGCATGAAGACCGAAGTGATCATTCAGAAAGCGCATGATATCGCGTATGCACATGCGCTGAAGAATACAGGGCTGAAGATCATTTACATCGAAACAAAAGAAGAACTGGAGAAGACCATCAGTGATAAAACAGCGCTGATGTATTTTCTGAATGCCAACAACTTCGACGGTAAGATACAGGTAGAGGAATTTCTGAAGATAGCACAGGCACATGGTATTCCTACCATGATCGACTGTGCCGCAGATGTACCGCCGGTGGAAAACCTGTTCAGATATACCGCTATGGGATATGACCTGGTATGCTTTTCAGGCGGTAAAGGTATCCGTGGTCCGCAAAGCGCAGGGCTTTTACTGGGCAGGAAAAAATACATTGAAGCAGCCCGTTTAAGTGCGCCGCCACGCGGTAATACCGTTGGCAGAGGCTTAAAAGTGAACAAGGAGGAGATCCTTGGGATGCTGGTGGCACTCGAAACTTATCTGGCCACCGATCATGACAGGGAATGGAAGATGTGGGAGGCACAGATCAAGCTGATCAGCGATGCCGTGAAAACAGTAGGAGGGGTGGAAACCAAAGTCGTAGTACCACCGCTGGCAAATCATATTCCTACATTACATATCTCCTGGGATCCGAAAAAGATACCTGCTACCGCAGCTGAGATCAGGGAAAAACTGCGTAGTGGTACACCATCCATAGAGGTGGCAGATGGCGCAGATCAGCATACCTTCAATGTCACAACCTGGATGCTGGTACCAGGACAGGAAAAGATAGTAGCAACACAATTAAAGAAAGTGCTGACAGAAAAAGCACTGTCAGAAGCGCATGGTTGA
- a CDS encoding RidA family protein, producing the protein MQNQRRSVLKKMAATLAGITGINAIAKAAAPALPDATPQGEVIYDQDVPLFSSFRIHGNTVYVAGIGAHFEGDIKAHTDHVLIEMEKVLIKAGSSMNKVLKVSVFLHDLNDYKAMNEVYKGRFGSNPPVRTTVAVYGGVPGDSLVEMDCIAML; encoded by the coding sequence ATGCAAAACCAGAGACGTTCCGTATTAAAGAAGATGGCAGCCACACTGGCTGGTATAACAGGTATCAACGCCATTGCAAAAGCCGCAGCACCGGCATTACCGGATGCCACTCCGCAGGGAGAGGTGATTTATGATCAGGACGTACCATTGTTCTCCAGTTTCCGGATACATGGAAACACGGTGTATGTAGCCGGTATCGGCGCTCACTTTGAAGGAGATATCAAAGCCCATACAGATCATGTATTGATAGAAATGGAAAAGGTGTTGATCAAGGCAGGGTCTTCGATGAACAAGGTGCTGAAGGTAAGTGTGTTCCTGCACGATCTGAATGACTACAAAGCGATGAATGAAGTGTATAAAGGTCGTTTCGGCAGTAATCCGCCCGTACGTACTACGGTAGCCGTATATGGCGGTGTGCCAGGCGATTCGCTCGTAGAGATGGATTGCATAGCAATGCTCTAG
- a CDS encoding SusD/RagB family nutrient-binding outer membrane lipoprotein produces MKMRFNCLLYTALASMLAFQSCDKGFEEMNVNPDASTSVQPEYMFSKALLDAFGNSYFSTDVLACGGSMQHFATYKDVPGIGDKYYFQQGTYPYDYFTTGYTTAVNEIGTTINGLKPDVAADVNKLAIARIFRVYIMHRITDLYGDIPYSAAVKGYTDNDFTPAYDTQESIYNDMLKELDEASAKLDPAAPTFGAGDFIYAGDVTKWKKFAYSLMLRLGMRISRKSPAVAETWVKKAIAGGVITADADIATMKYVDGSQAINRNPAAASMLSNDYAVANGNSNTEGGKLAQTFIDVLKTNKDPRLNVIAIVWNNGKADTSTALQKGMPNGLLNKPTDFPSLSEPNPATILQYNAPFIVMSAAEVNLLLAEAALLGWWEGDAAAAYSNAIGAAMRNWALFGNAGVIAQEKIAAYQAAHPLTGSTEAKKAMIGQEKWIALFLDEQEIHANWRRTGYPVLTPVNAPGNTTGGTIPRRLLYPPSEESVNSASLAEAIGRQGANLMTTRVWWDKNN; encoded by the coding sequence ATGAAAATGCGCTTTAACTGCTTACTATATACAGCGCTGGCTTCTATGCTGGCTTTCCAGTCCTGTGATAAAGGATTTGAAGAAATGAATGTCAATCCGGATGCGTCCACAAGTGTACAACCGGAATACATGTTCAGTAAAGCATTGCTCGATGCCTTTGGCAACAGTTACTTCTCTACAGATGTACTGGCGTGCGGAGGTTCCATGCAGCACTTTGCAACTTACAAGGATGTACCAGGTATCGGTGATAAATATTACTTCCAGCAAGGTACCTACCCATATGACTATTTCACTACAGGGTATACGACCGCTGTTAACGAAATCGGTACGACCATCAATGGTCTGAAACCGGATGTAGCAGCAGATGTGAATAAACTTGCTATTGCGCGCATATTCAGGGTCTATATCATGCATCGTATCACCGATCTGTATGGGGATATTCCTTATTCAGCGGCAGTGAAAGGGTATACCGATAATGACTTCACACCGGCATACGATACACAGGAATCGATCTATAACGACATGTTAAAGGAGCTGGATGAAGCATCGGCAAAGCTGGACCCGGCAGCACCTACGTTCGGAGCAGGTGATTTTATCTATGCAGGAGACGTGACGAAATGGAAGAAGTTCGCTTATTCACTGATGCTGCGTTTGGGTATGCGTATTTCCAGAAAGTCGCCGGCAGTGGCAGAAACATGGGTGAAGAAGGCAATTGCGGGAGGTGTTATAACAGCTGATGCAGATATCGCTACGATGAAATATGTGGATGGTTCACAGGCCATTAATCGTAATCCGGCTGCCGCCAGTATGTTATCGAATGATTATGCAGTCGCAAATGGTAATAGCAATACGGAAGGTGGTAAACTGGCACAGACATTTATTGATGTGCTGAAAACGAACAAAGATCCCCGTCTGAATGTAATAGCAATAGTGTGGAACAATGGTAAGGCAGATACCAGCACTGCATTGCAGAAAGGTATGCCTAACGGATTACTGAACAAACCGACTGATTTCCCGAGCCTGTCTGAACCTAATCCGGCCACTATCCTGCAATACAATGCACCATTTATTGTGATGAGTGCAGCAGAAGTGAATCTGTTGTTAGCAGAGGCAGCATTGCTGGGCTGGTGGGAAGGAGATGCTGCGGCAGCTTATTCCAATGCCATTGGTGCTGCTATGCGTAACTGGGCGTTATTTGGCAATGCGGGTGTGATTGCGCAGGAAAAGATCGCGGCCTATCAGGCGGCTCATCCGCTGACAGGCAGTACGGAGGCTAAAAAGGCGATGATAGGTCAGGAGAAATGGATAGCTTTGTTCCTGGATGAACAGGAGATACATGCTAACTGGCGTCGTACGGGATATCCGGTACTGACACCTGTAAATGCACCTGGTAACACTACTGGTGGCACAATTCCCCGCCGCTTGCTGTACCCACCTTCAGAAGAGAGTGTAAACAGTGCAAGCCTTGCCGAAGCGATCGGCCGCCAGGGAGCAAACCTTATGACAACCCGCGTATGGTGGGATAAAAATAACTAA